The following are from one region of the Salicibibacter kimchii genome:
- a CDS encoding class I SAM-dependent methyltransferase codes for MSKEHWDNSFSDQDFVYGQKENVFIHEMSSIIPDHSNVGCFAEGEGRNAVYLAKLGYDVTTYDQSTIGLEKTKTLASESNVDVKTVQIDLTKEKVNTYQFDAAIMVFGHVPKTDQPFLMENMIDSVKPGGYVIFEVYSKDQLKYQTGGPPSLDMLYDPSEILNWMKDYTCIHFYYGEATRNEGKRHSGLGHVIQAVIQK; via the coding sequence ATGTCAAAAGAACATTGGGATAACAGTTTTTCGGATCAAGATTTTGTTTACGGTCAAAAAGAAAATGTATTTATACACGAAATGAGCAGTATCATTCCGGACCATTCAAACGTTGGTTGTTTTGCAGAAGGTGAAGGCCGGAATGCGGTTTACCTTGCCAAACTTGGCTATGACGTGACGACTTATGATCAATCAACCATTGGCCTTGAGAAAACTAAAACGTTAGCAAGTGAAAGTAACGTTGATGTAAAAACCGTTCAGATTGATTTAACGAAAGAGAAAGTGAATACTTATCAATTTGATGCAGCCATTATGGTATTTGGACACGTTCCAAAAACAGATCAACCATTCCTGATGGAAAACATGATCGATTCAGTGAAACCTGGCGGGTATGTCATTTTTGAAGTTTATTCCAAGGATCAACTCAAGTACCAAACAGGAGGCCCGCCCTCTCTTGACATGTTATATGACCCGTCAGAAATCCTGAATTGGATGAAAGATTACACATGTATTCATTTTTATTACGGTGAAGCGACGCGGAATGAAGGAAAAAGACATTCGGGTTTAGGCCATGTGATTCAGGCTGTTATCCAGAAATGA
- the copZ gene encoding copper chaperone CopZ: MEKTLNVQGMSCGHCKMSVEGALNQLDGVSAAEVNLDAGKVDVTFDESKVNVAAMKEAVEDQGYDVEA, from the coding sequence ATGGAGAAAACGTTAAATGTACAAGGCATGTCATGTGGGCATTGCAAAATGTCAGTGGAAGGTGCATTAAATCAATTAGATGGCGTATCAGCAGCTGAGGTGAATTTGGACGCTGGTAAAGTAGATGTTACTTTTGACGAATCAAAAGTGAATGTTGCTGCCATGAAAGAAGCTGTTGAAGATCAAGGCTACGATGTCGAAGCCTAA